The Paeniglutamicibacter sulfureus genome includes a region encoding these proteins:
- the prpB gene encoding methylisocitrate lyase, whose translation MLYSTTTPEQKRAALREMLVPGTARQFPGAFNPLSARLIEEKGFDGVYISGAVLANDLGLPDIGLTTLTEVATRAGQIARMTDLPSLVDADTGFGEPMNVARSIQELEHAGLAGCHIEDQFNPKRCGHLDGKNVVDLDTMVKRIAAAADARRDSNFLIMARTDVRAVEGLDAAINRAKALVDAGADAIFPEAMKDLSEFEAVCKAVDVPVLANMTEFGKSDLFTRQQLADVGVAMVIYPVTLLRSAMGEAERVLDALAADGTQESRVDSMLTRARLYELVDYEAYNRFDTGIFNFQVPDLDIHSNNANL comes from the coding sequence ATGTTGTACTCCACCACCACCCCGGAGCAGAAGCGCGCGGCACTGCGCGAGATGCTCGTTCCGGGAACCGCACGCCAGTTCCCCGGGGCCTTCAACCCGCTCTCGGCCCGGTTGATCGAGGAAAAGGGCTTCGACGGCGTCTACATCTCCGGTGCCGTGCTGGCCAATGACCTTGGCCTGCCGGACATCGGGCTGACCACGCTCACCGAGGTGGCCACCCGTGCCGGGCAGATCGCCCGGATGACAGACCTGCCCTCGTTGGTTGACGCGGACACCGGATTCGGCGAGCCAATGAACGTGGCCCGCAGCATCCAGGAACTCGAGCATGCGGGGTTGGCCGGCTGCCACATCGAAGACCAGTTCAACCCCAAGCGTTGCGGCCACCTCGACGGCAAGAACGTCGTGGACCTGGACACCATGGTCAAACGCATCGCCGCGGCGGCGGATGCCCGGCGGGATTCGAACTTCCTGATCATGGCCCGCACCGACGTGCGCGCCGTGGAGGGGCTCGATGCAGCCATCAACCGGGCCAAGGCCCTGGTGGATGCCGGCGCGGATGCCATCTTCCCGGAGGCCATGAAGGACCTTTCCGAGTTCGAGGCAGTCTGCAAGGCAGTTGACGTGCCGGTGTTGGCGAACATGACGGAGTTCGGCAAGTCCGACCTGTTCACCCGCCAGCAACTGGCGGATGTCGGCGTGGCCATGGTCATCTACCCCGTGACGCTGCTGCGCAGCGCCATGGGAGAGGCCGAACGCGTCCTGGATGCGCTTGCAGCCGACGGAACCCAGGAGTCTCGGGTAGATTCAATGTTGACGCGTGCGCGTCTCTACGAGCTGGTTGACTACGAGGCGTACAACCGCTTCGACACCGGGATCTTCAATTTCCAGGTCCCTGATCTGGATATCCACTCAAACAACGCGAATTTGTAG
- a CDS encoding MmgE/PrpD family protein, whose amino-acid sequence MINHPVRVYRSEENLAREDQLAHKIATVAADPVEVTAEVTEMIINRIIDNASVAIASLNRGPIVAARAQALTHAPSTGGKGASVFGITEKVSPEWAAWANGVAVRELDYHDTFLAAEYSHPGDNIPPILSVAQHTGASGKDLIRGIATGYEIQVDLVKAICLHKHKIDHVAHLGPSASAGIGTLLGLDVETIFQAVGQGLHTTTATRQSRKGEISTWKAHAPAFAGKMAVEAADRAMRGQTSPVPIYEGEDGVIAWLLDGPDAAYEVPLPEAGEAKRAILDTYTKEHSAEYQAQAWIDLARKLNREHPEAADAKNVASVLIKTSHHTHYVIGSGANDPQKYDPTASRETLDHSIPYIFTVALQDGAWHHVDSYSPERAGRADTVELWNKVTTEEDKEWTRRYHSLDINEKAFGGSVVITLADGTVITDEIAVADAHPLGARPFAREQYINKFRTLAAGLVEEDEIDRFIAAAENLEKLGAGELDQLNIVAAPGVIDLAAAPKGLF is encoded by the coding sequence ATGATCAACCACCCCGTACGCGTGTACCGCAGTGAAGAAAACCTTGCCCGCGAGGATCAGCTCGCGCACAAGATCGCTACCGTTGCAGCCGACCCGGTAGAGGTCACCGCAGAGGTCACCGAGATGATCATCAACCGCATCATCGACAACGCCTCCGTTGCCATTGCCTCGCTGAACCGCGGTCCGATCGTTGCAGCACGTGCCCAGGCCCTGACCCACGCCCCGTCCACCGGCGGCAAGGGTGCCTCGGTCTTCGGCATCACCGAGAAGGTCTCCCCCGAATGGGCAGCCTGGGCCAACGGCGTGGCGGTGCGCGAGCTCGACTACCACGACACCTTCCTGGCCGCCGAGTACTCCCACCCGGGCGACAACATCCCGCCGATCCTGTCGGTGGCACAGCACACCGGGGCTTCGGGCAAGGACCTGATCCGCGGCATCGCCACCGGCTACGAGATCCAGGTCGACCTGGTCAAGGCGATCTGCCTGCACAAGCACAAGATCGACCACGTGGCACACCTGGGCCCGTCGGCCTCCGCCGGCATCGGCACCCTGCTCGGCCTGGATGTCGAAACCATTTTCCAGGCCGTGGGCCAGGGCCTGCACACCACCACCGCCACCCGCCAGTCGCGCAAGGGCGAGATCTCCACCTGGAAGGCCCACGCACCTGCCTTCGCCGGCAAGATGGCCGTCGAGGCAGCGGACCGCGCCATGCGCGGCCAGACCTCGCCGGTGCCGATCTACGAAGGCGAAGACGGCGTCATCGCCTGGCTGCTGGACGGGCCGGACGCAGCCTACGAGGTTCCGCTTCCGGAGGCCGGCGAAGCCAAGCGCGCCATCCTGGACACCTACACCAAGGAGCACTCGGCCGAATACCAGGCACAGGCCTGGATCGACCTGGCCCGCAAGCTCAACCGTGAACACCCGGAAGCCGCCGACGCCAAGAACGTCGCCTCGGTCCTGATCAAGACTTCCCACCACACGCACTACGTGATCGGCTCCGGCGCCAACGACCCGCAGAAGTACGATCCGACCGCCTCGCGCGAGACCCTTGACCACTCGATCCCGTACATCTTTACCGTCGCCCTGCAGGACGGCGCCTGGCACCACGTGGATTCCTACTCCCCGGAGCGTGCGGGACGTGCCGACACCGTGGAACTGTGGAACAAGGTCACCACTGAGGAAGACAAGGAGTGGACCCGCCGATACCACTCGCTGGACATCAACGAGAAGGCCTTCGGCGGCTCGGTGGTCATCACCTTGGCCGACGGCACCGTCATCACCGACGAGATCGCCGTGGCCGACGCCCACCCGTTGGGAGCCCGGCCGTTCGCCCGCGAGCAGTACATCAACAAGTTCCGTACCCTGGCTGCCGGCCTGGTCGAGGAAGACGAAATCGACAGGTTCATCGCAGCTGCCGAAAACCTGGAGAAACTGGGTGCCGGCGAGCTTGACCAGCTGAACATCGTTGCCGCCCCGGGCGTCATCGACCTCGCGGCAGCCCCGAAGGGACTGTTCTAA
- a CDS encoding GntR family transcriptional regulator, whose product MRASDKAYEALRTDIVEWRLRPGAVLGEVEQAERLGVSRTPLREALARLVADGLAVQQRGRGAVVSDVSSEHVDDLFDLRRALEVESARIAARKAEPATFASLRSRFLEAGRCTGPETREAYYLLAGELDSCIDAAVDNPYIEQALRSLRVHLARVRRLAQDDPERLARSALEHAAIAEAIAARNPEVAAAATQLHLHHSLEHIKTHAGPREDTP is encoded by the coding sequence ATGAGGGCAAGCGACAAGGCTTATGAGGCACTGCGAACGGACATCGTCGAATGGCGGTTGCGTCCCGGTGCCGTGCTGGGCGAGGTTGAACAGGCCGAACGCCTAGGTGTTTCACGCACCCCGCTGCGTGAGGCCCTGGCCCGGCTGGTCGCCGACGGGCTGGCAGTTCAGCAGCGCGGCCGCGGTGCCGTGGTCTCCGACGTCTCGAGCGAGCACGTTGACGACCTTTTTGACCTGCGTCGCGCCCTCGAGGTCGAATCCGCCCGCATTGCGGCGCGAAAAGCCGAGCCGGCCACCTTTGCGTCGCTGCGCTCCCGCTTCCTGGAGGCGGGACGCTGCACCGGCCCCGAAACCCGCGAGGCCTACTACCTGTTGGCCGGGGAACTCGACAGCTGCATCGATGCCGCGGTGGACAACCCCTACATCGAACAGGCCCTGCGCTCACTGCGGGTCCATCTGGCCCGGGTCCGCCGCCTGGCACAGGACGACCCCGAAAGACTGGCGAGGTCCGCGCTTGAACACGCGGCGATCGCCGAGGCCATCGCGGCCCGAAATCCGGAGGTCGCCGCGGCGGCCACCCAATTGCACCTGCACCACAGTCTTGAACACATCAAAACCCATGCTGGACCCCGAGAGGACACCCCATGA
- a CDS encoding AMP-binding protein yields the protein MAPTYAQTFAEAKTDPAAFWLNAAASIDWEQKPTAGLDESRAPIYAWYPDGVLNVCHNALDRHVAAGRGENTALIYDSAVLGIQERFSYAELLAKVEKFAGVLRDAGIGIGDRVLIYLPMIPQAHIAMLACARIGAVHSVVFGGFAPKELAARIDDATPAAIVTATGGIEPSRRIEYLPAVAEAMGMAGHKVSTVIVHHRDGFAHQRSEFAGTDATWHDWDDLAALAEPAAAVPVPATHPLYILYTSGTTGAPKGVVRDSGGYTVAMDFSMRNIYGVGPGSTMLTASDVGWVVGHSYIVYGPLIAGATTVLYEGKPVGTPDAGAFWRLIQDHKVDTFFTAPTALRAIRKADPAAELMAGYDLSSLRNFFVAGERLDPDTYAWAGEKLGVPVVDNWWQTETGWPIASNPVGLEVLEPKAGSPTVPVPGYDVRILDGLGAEVGAGEEGNIAIKLPLPPGTLATLWGNDQRFIETYLEQFPGYYATGDSGYLDADGYLFVMGRTDDVINVSGHRLSTGAMEQVLGSHPAVAECAVIGVADELKGQRPSGYVVLKSGAGISEEDLAGELVAMVRAHIGPVADFREVRIVAALPKTRSGKILRKTMRQIADGKPYAVPSTIEDPAVIDELIPFLRPAGR from the coding sequence ATGGCACCGACCTACGCGCAGACCTTTGCCGAAGCCAAGACCGACCCCGCAGCCTTTTGGCTCAATGCGGCCGCATCAATCGATTGGGAGCAGAAGCCCACCGCCGGACTGGATGAGAGCCGCGCGCCGATCTATGCGTGGTACCCCGACGGGGTCCTCAACGTTTGCCACAACGCCCTGGACCGCCACGTTGCGGCGGGTCGCGGGGAGAACACCGCACTGATCTACGACTCCGCGGTCCTGGGCATCCAGGAACGCTTCAGCTACGCCGAGCTGCTGGCCAAGGTCGAGAAGTTCGCCGGTGTCCTGCGGGATGCGGGGATCGGGATCGGCGACCGGGTGCTGATCTATCTGCCGATGATTCCGCAGGCACACATCGCCATGCTTGCCTGCGCCCGCATCGGCGCTGTGCACTCGGTGGTCTTCGGCGGATTCGCCCCCAAGGAACTGGCCGCACGCATCGACGACGCCACCCCTGCCGCCATCGTCACCGCGACCGGCGGCATCGAGCCCTCGCGCCGCATCGAATACCTGCCCGCCGTCGCCGAGGCCATGGGGATGGCCGGCCACAAGGTTTCCACCGTCATCGTCCACCACCGTGACGGCTTCGCGCACCAGCGCTCCGAGTTCGCCGGCACCGACGCCACCTGGCACGACTGGGACGACTTGGCCGCGCTCGCCGAACCCGCCGCCGCGGTTCCGGTGCCCGCCACCCACCCCCTCTACATCCTCTACACCTCCGGGACCACCGGCGCCCCCAAGGGCGTGGTGCGCGATTCGGGCGGCTACACGGTGGCCATGGACTTCTCGATGCGCAACATCTACGGCGTTGGACCGGGCTCCACCATGCTCACCGCCTCCGACGTCGGCTGGGTGGTCGGGCACTCCTACATCGTCTACGGCCCGCTGATCGCCGGTGCCACCACGGTCCTCTACGAAGGCAAGCCCGTGGGCACCCCCGACGCAGGGGCCTTCTGGCGGCTCATTCAGGACCACAAGGTGGACACCTTCTTCACCGCTCCCACCGCGCTGCGCGCCATCCGCAAGGCCGACCCCGCCGCCGAGCTGATGGCCGGCTACGACCTGTCCAGCCTCAGGAACTTCTTCGTGGCGGGGGAGCGACTGGACCCCGACACCTACGCCTGGGCCGGGGAAAAGCTCGGGGTGCCGGTGGTGGACAACTGGTGGCAAACCGAGACCGGCTGGCCCATTGCCTCGAACCCTGTGGGCCTTGAGGTGCTGGAGCCCAAGGCCGGCTCTCCCACTGTCCCGGTGCCCGGGTACGACGTGCGGATCCTCGACGGGCTCGGTGCCGAGGTGGGGGCAGGCGAAGAGGGCAACATCGCCATCAAGCTCCCGCTGCCCCCGGGCACCCTGGCCACGCTGTGGGGAAACGACCAGCGCTTCATCGAAACCTATCTGGAGCAGTTCCCCGGCTATTACGCCACGGGGGACTCCGGCTATCTCGATGCCGACGGCTACCTCTTTGTCATGGGCCGCACCGACGACGTCATCAACGTCTCCGGGCACCGGCTCTCCACCGGCGCCATGGAACAGGTGCTTGGCTCCCATCCCGCGGTTGCGGAATGCGCGGTCATCGGGGTCGCCGATGAGCTCAAGGGCCAGCGCCCCAGCGGATACGTGGTGCTCAAGAGCGGGGCAGGGATCTCCGAGGAGGATCTGGCCGGGGAACTTGTCGCGATGGTGCGGGCCCACATCGGCCCGGTCGCGGACTTCCGCGAGGTCCGCATCGTGGCGGCGCTGCCCAAGACCCGCTCGGGCAAGATCCTGCGCAAGACCATGCGGCAGATCGCCGACGGCAAGCCCTACGCGGTGCCCTCCACCATCGAGGACCCGGCGGTCATCGATGAACTCATCCCGTTCCTGCGCCCGGCGGGCCGGTAG
- a CDS encoding response regulator produces MDPHRDLRVLVVDDEATTAAAHAKYVARVPGFEVQAIAHSGQEAFAALDAAQEAGTPIDLVLLDMNLPDLHGLDVARRVRGRGNTVDIIAITAIRDLNVVRTAISAGVTQYLIKPFGFAAFSEKLENYRMFRFNLGTTGQSASQESIDNAFAALRSVGPAPLPKGLITETLGAIAEALRSASAALSATEVSELLDLSRVTARRYLEHLAETGQAAKAPRHGTRGRPEYEYSWRPRA; encoded by the coding sequence ATGGATCCGCACAGAGACCTCCGCGTTCTCGTGGTTGACGACGAGGCCACCACCGCCGCTGCGCACGCCAAGTACGTCGCCCGCGTCCCCGGCTTCGAGGTGCAGGCCATTGCGCACAGCGGCCAAGAGGCCTTCGCAGCCCTGGATGCGGCCCAGGAGGCCGGCACGCCCATCGACCTGGTGCTGCTGGACATGAACCTGCCCGACTTGCACGGATTGGACGTGGCCCGGCGGGTGCGTGGGCGCGGCAACACCGTGGACATCATCGCGATCACCGCGATCCGGGACCTGAACGTGGTGCGCACCGCCATCTCCGCGGGCGTGACCCAATACCTGATCAAGCCCTTCGGCTTTGCCGCGTTTTCCGAGAAACTCGAAAACTACCGGATGTTCCGCTTCAACCTGGGCACCACCGGCCAGTCGGCCTCCCAGGAGTCAATCGACAACGCCTTTGCCGCTCTGCGTTCGGTCGGCCCGGCCCCGCTGCCCAAGGGGCTGATCACCGAGACCCTGGGCGCCATCGCCGAGGCGCTTCGCTCGGCGAGCGCGGCACTCTCGGCCACCGAGGTATCAGAATTGCTGGACCTCTCCCGCGTCACCGCACGTCGCTACCTGGAGCACCTGGCAGAGACCGGGCAGGCCGCCAAGGCCCCGCGGCACGGGACCCGGGGGCGCCCGGAGTACGAATACAGCTGGCGCCCCAGGGCGTAG
- a CDS encoding sensor histidine kinase, with protein MPTADRRSPAAHPRGRGPYSLAARIFVAQLALVALVVSVVSAAGYLNARAQAHDFAAKRVLSVAETLSHDPFVIDGVQLPDPSVALQPFAAQILEHAQVDFVTIMDTDRTRYTHPTPSEIGRKYVGSVERALAGDSQVEDYPGTLGPSVRAISPIRDPGGNVIAMVSVGVTLQSLSVTQAALIPATLLVGLLAVGLGGVFTYALSRYLRRATLGYGPEELRRLYAYYFSALHSLREGLVLVDAKGRLVLYNDQAAQLLGLPPAGSLRPLPVVQVGLPETVAELFASGRRATDEIHLTQNRVLVISQQNAEQPDSDPGARVRWTLRRKQVESSLGTVATLRDHTEVQALTGQLESLTTLTEALRAQTHEHANRLHTVATLIELGREREALEFAVADRQESQRLTDEFVQAVDEPYLTSLLVGKAAQAHERGITLTFSASGHLPAGALDARDLVTITGNLLDNAFDAAAGSEQRRVWADFAADDDSVVVSVADSGPGVDPDLLDEYFRLGVSSKPVAAGSGSRGLGLALVRQAVARLGGFLEVDNDAGAIFTVTLPLSRPVRSAP; from the coding sequence ATGCCAACAGCCGATCGCCGCTCCCCCGCCGCGCATCCGCGCGGCCGAGGCCCGTATTCGCTGGCCGCCCGCATCTTCGTCGCGCAGCTGGCGCTGGTGGCACTGGTGGTGTCGGTGGTCAGCGCCGCGGGCTACCTCAATGCCCGCGCCCAGGCACACGATTTCGCCGCCAAGCGGGTGCTATCTGTCGCCGAGACGCTCTCGCACGATCCGTTCGTGATCGACGGGGTGCAGCTTCCCGACCCGTCGGTGGCGCTGCAACCCTTTGCGGCGCAAATCCTGGAACACGCCCAGGTGGATTTCGTGACCATCATGGACACCGACCGCACCCGCTACACCCACCCCACCCCAAGCGAGATCGGGCGCAAGTACGTGGGCAGCGTCGAGCGGGCCCTGGCCGGGGACAGCCAGGTGGAGGACTACCCCGGCACCCTGGGCCCCTCAGTGCGCGCCATCTCCCCGATCCGCGACCCCGGCGGAAACGTGATCGCGATGGTCTCGGTGGGCGTGACCCTGCAGTCCCTCAGTGTCACCCAGGCAGCCCTCATTCCCGCCACGCTGCTGGTGGGGCTGCTGGCGGTGGGCCTCGGGGGCGTGTTCACCTATGCGCTGTCCCGCTACCTGCGCCGCGCCACCCTGGGCTACGGCCCGGAGGAGCTGCGCCGGCTCTACGCCTATTACTTTTCCGCGCTGCATTCGCTGCGCGAGGGACTGGTCCTGGTGGATGCCAAAGGCCGGCTGGTGCTCTACAACGACCAGGCCGCCCAGCTGCTGGGCCTGCCGCCCGCCGGTTCCCTGCGCCCGCTGCCGGTCGTGCAGGTGGGGCTGCCGGAAACGGTTGCCGAACTCTTTGCCTCGGGCCGGCGCGCCACCGACGAGATCCACCTGACCCAGAACCGGGTGCTGGTGATTTCCCAACAGAACGCCGAGCAGCCCGATTCGGATCCCGGGGCGCGGGTGCGCTGGACGCTGCGCCGCAAGCAGGTGGAGAGCTCGCTGGGCACGGTGGCGACGCTGCGCGACCACACCGAGGTCCAGGCGCTGACCGGGCAGCTCGAGTCCCTCACCACGCTCACCGAGGCGCTGCGCGCCCAGACCCACGAGCACGCCAACCGGCTGCACACCGTGGCCACGCTCATCGAGCTGGGCCGGGAGCGCGAGGCGCTGGAGTTCGCGGTGGCGGACCGTCAGGAGTCCCAGCGGCTCACCGACGAGTTCGTGCAGGCAGTCGACGAGCCCTACCTGACTTCGCTGCTGGTGGGCAAGGCCGCGCAGGCCCACGAACGCGGCATCACGCTGACCTTCTCCGCCTCGGGGCACCTGCCCGCCGGCGCGCTGGATGCCAGGGACCTGGTGACGATCACCGGGAACCTTTTGGACAACGCCTTCGATGCCGCGGCCGGGTCGGAGCAGCGCCGTGTCTGGGCCGACTTCGCCGCCGACGACGACTCGGTGGTGGTCTCGGTCGCCGATTCCGGGCCAGGCGTCGACCCTGATTTGCTCGACGAGTACTTTCGGCTGGGTGTTTCCTCCAAGCCGGTGGCCGCGGGAAGCGGGTCGCGCGGGCTGGGACTGGCGCTGGTGCGCCAGGCGGTCGCACGCCTGGGCGGGTTCCTGGAAGTGGATAATGATGCCGGGGCCATTTTCACCGTGACGCTGCCGCTCTCCCGGCCGGTGCGTTCCGCGCCTTAG
- a CDS encoding cation:dicarboxylate symporter family transporter, translating to MATTPASSGVLDRDPIGNQEPPLKKDRTHWLYIMVIVAVVAGATIGLVAPDLGKALKPLGTGFVALIKMIIAPVIFCTIVLGIGSIAKAATVGKVGGLALLYFITMSTFALAIGLFVGNLVHPGSGLQLQPYEGAAGGAENATVKFLLELIPGDIPVLPTLVLALFVGFALQSMGKSGEPVLGAIKNIQAVVFRLMMMIMWAAPIGAFGAIAAVVGATGWAAIGSMAILMGAFYVTCALFIIVILGSLLRAVTGLNIFALMKYLAREYLLIFSTSSSESALPRLIAKMEHVGVSKPVVGITVPTGYSFNLDGTAIYLTMSALFVSTAMGMPMNIGEQISLLVFMIVASKGAAGVTGAGLATLAAGLQSHRPELLDGMGVIVGIDKFMSEARALTNFTGNAVATLLIGKWTKEIDMEQARSVLAGDRPFDELSLTANEH from the coding sequence ATGGCAACGACGCCGGCATCGAGCGGAGTCCTGGACCGGGACCCCATCGGGAACCAGGAACCACCTCTCAAGAAGGACCGCACCCACTGGCTGTACATCATGGTGATCGTAGCCGTGGTCGCCGGCGCCACCATCGGCCTGGTGGCCCCGGACCTCGGCAAGGCGCTCAAGCCGCTGGGCACCGGTTTCGTCGCCCTGATCAAGATGATCATCGCACCTGTCATCTTCTGCACCATCGTGCTGGGCATCGGCTCGATCGCCAAGGCCGCCACGGTCGGCAAGGTCGGCGGGCTCGCGCTGCTCTACTTCATCACCATGTCCACCTTCGCCCTGGCCATCGGCCTGTTCGTCGGCAACCTGGTCCACCCGGGCTCCGGCCTGCAGCTGCAGCCCTATGAGGGTGCCGCCGGCGGAGCCGAAAACGCCACCGTCAAGTTCCTGCTCGAGCTGATCCCGGGCGACATCCCGGTGCTGCCCACCTTGGTCCTGGCGCTCTTCGTGGGCTTCGCCCTGCAGTCCATGGGCAAGAGCGGCGAGCCGGTGCTCGGTGCCATCAAGAACATCCAGGCCGTGGTCTTCCGCCTGATGATGATGATCATGTGGGCCGCCCCGATCGGTGCCTTCGGCGCCATCGCCGCGGTCGTCGGCGCCACCGGTTGGGCAGCCATCGGCTCCATGGCCATCCTCATGGGCGCCTTCTACGTCACCTGTGCCCTGTTCATCATCGTGATCCTCGGCTCGCTGCTGCGCGCCGTGACCGGCCTGAACATCTTCGCGCTGATGAAGTACCTGGCCCGCGAATACCTGCTGATCTTCTCCACCTCCTCCTCCGAGTCCGCCCTGCCGCGCTTGATCGCCAAGATGGAACACGTGGGCGTCTCCAAGCCGGTCGTGGGCATCACGGTTCCCACCGGCTACTCCTTCAACCTCGACGGCACCGCGATCTACCTGACCATGAGCGCATTGTTCGTTTCCACCGCCATGGGCATGCCGATGAACATCGGCGAGCAGATCTCCCTGCTGGTCTTCATGATCGTCGCCTCCAAGGGCGCCGCCGGGGTCACCGGCGCCGGCCTGGCCACGCTGGCGGCCGGACTGCAGTCGCACCGCCCGGAACTGCTTGACGGCATGGGCGTGATCGTGGGCATCGACAAGTTCATGTCCGAGGCCCGCGCACTGACCAACTTCACCGGAAACGCTGTCGCCACGCTGCTGATCGGCAAGTGGACCAAGGAAATCGACATGGAGCAGGCCCGCTCGGTGCTTGCCGGGGACCGTCCCTTCGACGAGCTCTCGCTGACCGCCAACGAGCACTAA
- a CDS encoding ParA family protein, which produces MSEEQGSKARGVGLLKEPTPMGPTGRPMTIFPEPQPLESHGPARVIAMVNQKGGVGKTTSTINLAAALAEYGRKVLLVDFDPQGALSAGFGTNPHELDVTVYNVLMDRKTEIRDAILGTDVENVDLLPANIDLSAAEVQLVNEVAREQVLERALRSVTDDYDIVLIDCQPSLGLLTVNALTAAHGVIIPLTAEFFALRAVALLVETIEKVQDRLNPALAIDGVLATMYDPRTLHGREVVGRLVEAFGDTVFETVIRRTIKFADANVAAEPITSYATTHPGAEAYRQLARELISRGGAP; this is translated from the coding sequence GTGAGCGAGGAACAGGGCAGCAAGGCGCGAGGCGTGGGGTTGCTCAAGGAGCCCACCCCCATGGGGCCCACCGGGCGCCCGATGACGATTTTCCCCGAACCGCAGCCACTGGAATCCCACGGCCCGGCCCGCGTGATCGCCATGGTCAACCAAAAGGGCGGCGTCGGCAAGACGACCTCCACCATCAACCTCGCGGCGGCCCTGGCCGAATACGGGCGCAAGGTGCTGCTGGTCGACTTCGACCCACAGGGCGCCCTGTCCGCTGGCTTCGGCACCAACCCGCACGAACTCGACGTCACCGTCTACAACGTGCTGATGGACCGCAAGACCGAGATCCGCGACGCCATCCTGGGCACGGATGTCGAGAACGTCGACCTGTTGCCGGCCAACATCGACCTCTCCGCCGCCGAGGTGCAGCTGGTCAACGAAGTCGCCCGCGAACAGGTCCTGGAACGTGCCCTGCGCTCGGTGACCGATGACTACGACATCGTGCTCATCGACTGCCAGCCCTCGCTGGGCCTGCTGACCGTCAACGCGCTGACGGCCGCTCACGGCGTGATCATCCCGCTGACCGCAGAGTTCTTCGCACTGCGTGCCGTGGCCCTGCTGGTGGAGACCATCGAGAAGGTCCAGGACCGGCTGAACCCCGCCCTGGCCATCGACGGCGTGCTGGCCACCATGTACGACCCGCGCACGCTGCACGGCCGCGAGGTCGTCGGCCGGCTGGTCGAGGCCTTCGGGGACACCGTCTTCGAGACGGTCATCCGCCGGACCATCAAGTTCGCCGACGCCAACGTTGCTGCCGAACCCATCACCAGCTACGCCACCACGCACCCGGGTGCCGAGGCCTACCGCCAGCTCGCCAGGGAACTGATCTCCCGCGGCGGCGCCCCGTAA
- a CDS encoding segregation and condensation protein A codes for MTAPAAETTATGRVVPDDSAGGFRVSLENFSGPFDLLLSLIAKREMDITQIAMAEVTDEFIAYLKLLQARPGSKALDETTEFLVIASTLLDLKAARLLPGSETENDEDMALLEARDLLFARLLQYKAFKHAAGWIAGKLHEEATSFPRQAGLEAHFAALLPELVFKTSPEALAQLAAAALAPKAPAPTEVGTGHLHGGTVSVREQAGILAALLKEHRSLSFTALVADAASHLEVVARFLALLEMYRERVIAFSQDAPLDALNVRWVEPDADWDPAALKEEYEPVAAEPSETSTTLAPDPQGGNP; via the coding sequence ATGACGGCACCCGCCGCCGAAACCACCGCCACCGGCAGAGTCGTCCCAGACGATTCGGCCGGTGGCTTTCGGGTTTCGCTGGAAAACTTTTCCGGCCCCTTCGACCTGCTGCTTTCGCTGATCGCCAAGCGCGAAATGGATATCACCCAGATCGCCATGGCAGAGGTCACCGACGAATTCATCGCCTACCTGAAGCTGCTCCAGGCCCGGCCGGGGTCCAAGGCGCTGGATGAGACCACCGAGTTCCTGGTCATCGCCTCCACGCTGCTTGACCTGAAGGCGGCACGCCTGCTGCCGGGCAGCGAGACGGAAAACGACGAGGACATGGCCCTGCTCGAGGCCCGCGACCTGCTCTTCGCCCGGCTGCTGCAGTACAAGGCGTTCAAGCACGCCGCCGGCTGGATCGCCGGGAAGCTGCACGAGGAAGCCACCAGCTTCCCGCGGCAGGCGGGCCTGGAGGCGCACTTCGCCGCGCTGCTTCCCGAACTGGTCTTCAAGACCAGCCCCGAGGCACTGGCGCAGCTGGCCGCCGCAGCCCTGGCACCCAAGGCACCGGCACCCACCGAGGTCGGGACCGGGCACCTGCACGGCGGCACCGTGTCGGTGCGCGAGCAGGCAGGCATCCTGGCAGCACTGCTGAAGGAACACCGCTCGCTGAGCTTCACCGCGCTGGTCGCCGACGCGGCAAGCCACCTGGAGGTCGTGGCCCGCTTCCTGGCGCTGCTGGAAATGTATCGCGAACGGGTGATCGCCTTTTCCCAGGATGCGCCGCTGGATGCGCTGAACGTGCGCTGGGTTGAACCCGATGCGGACTGGGACCCTGCCGCGCTGAAAGAGGAATACGAACCCGTGGCCGCTGAACCGTCCGAGACATCCACCACGTTGGCACCAGACCCGCAGGGGGGAAATCCATGA